CCTTACAAGCCGGCGCCGCCCCTGAAGGCAGCGCCGGCGTTGTGTTTTCGTTGACGTTCAGAGGTATCCAAGCTCTGCAAAGGATGAGCATCCTTCTGTCCCAACCACGATGTGATCGATGATGCGGATTTCCACCAGGCCCAAGGCTTCTGTGAGCCGCTGCGTGATGCGTCGGTCTGCATCGCTGGGCTCGGGATCGCCAGAGGGGTGGTTGTGAACCAGGATCACCGCAGCAGCATTGCAGGCTAGGGCTTGCTTGACGACCTCACGGGGGTAGACGCTCGCCGAATCGATGGTGCCGCGGAAAAGCTCCTCGAAGCAGATCACCCGATGCTGGCAGTCGAGGAATAGGGCACTGAATACTTCATGCTCATACTCCTGCAACAGCACCTGCAGGTGCTCGAATGCCAGCCCGGGCTTGGTAATCTTGCGTCCCTTGGCCAGTCGTCGGCGAGCGAAGGCTTTGGCGATGCTCAAGAGCTCCGCTTCGGTCACAGTATCGGTTATGCGATAGGTGCCGGCGGTCTCGCCGGCACTCAGCTTGCAGTGGTTCATGATGTTGCTCCTCAGGCCGCCATGACCATGTCCATGCGGCGCTCCAGTTCCTCGTAGAACGCCTCGACCCGCTCGGCGATGGTGCGAATCATCACCTCGTCCCGGTAGGCCCGCTTCACGAACAGCGGCATGCCCGGCCAGTAGCTGACGAAGTCGATCCACTCCCGCTCGCTGACCCACAGGCCACCCTGGCACTGCGCGACATGCTCCTGGGGCAGCTCGTCTGCTAACAGCAGCTCGATCTGATACTTGGGCAGCTTGGTTTTTATCTCGACGAGGCCGTTGCCATCCACCAGGCAATCCGGCGAATAGCCGACTCCGTGGTTCAAGATGATGCCGACCTGCTCCAGGCGTGGCAGCCCAGCGGATTCGTGATAAAGATCGCGGGCCACCGGCTCCAGCTCGTGGCCGCGCAGTGTATGAGCATTGCCTTGGAAGGTATCGGAGGGCTCGCCAGTGATGCGCTCACCGATCAGCTGGTGCATGTAGCTCATCGCACCGGCACCGAAGCCTCCCGGCCCCTTGCCCTTGACCAGCAGAGTCTTCAGTTCGGACATGGTGATGATGCCCAGACGGGCGGCATGCCACTCGGGCGTGCCCTGTTCCAGTGTCAGGATCTGCATGACGTTCTCCTTCTCGATGACACGGCATAAGCCAGCGAGGGGAAGCCCCTCGCCAGCCGGTCAGTGATGTTGGTGGTTGGGTTGTGCCCGCTTCTGTAGGGAGGCACGCAGCTTGTCGAAGTCGCTACGTGGCACCTGCTCGGCGTCGCTGTACCTACCGACGAACCATTCCTGAGTCGTCGGGGGACAGGCGGCAATCAGCTGCCGGATCTGCCCGGCCTGGAAGGGGGTGACCAGCTTGACCGGGTCAGCGGTCTGACCGTTGTCGTCCTGGCCGCGGGTTGTGATGTTGAGCAGGGCACACAGCACGTAGCGCTTGCCGTAGCTAGTGGACGAGCCGAATGCCTGGACGGCGTTCTTGCTGCCGCTGGTATCGGCCGGCAGCAGCATGCTGGTCTCTTCCCGATGGCCGTCCTGATGCATGAGCACACCGGTGACCTGAATCCCGCGCTCCTGTGTCTGAATGCGAAAGCTCACCGCGAAGCCGTGTGTCTTCATGATCGGGCGCACGGTATCGACGATGTCTTCCAGAGTGGCGTAGTGGCCGTTGTTGGTTTTCCCGCGCTCGGCGATGCTGGGCAGTTCGGTCTGCATGGCCGCCATGGCAGCGCTATAGGCCATCAGCGCCTGGCGATCGAGCACGCGCTCCTGCATCTGCAGCAGGCGCTCCATCTTGTCGATATCGACCTCAGGGTTGAGGGCGGCCCGCTCGATCACCTGGATGATCGCCGTGCTGTCCGGGATGGCTTGCGTAACCGGTGCTTTGTTGACGGTTTTGGGATGAATAGGGGTTGCCATAATGGCCTCCGTTAGCGATAGCGTTGGATGACGTCAGGGAGTTGTTCGATAGGCACCGGCTCAAGGGACAGGGCCACGCGATAGACGCGGCCCTTGGCTAGCACGTGGGTCTCTGTTGCGTGTTCGCCGGCCTCCAGCAACTGACGCGTCAGCTGGGTCAGGACACGGCACATTTCGAACGTCATGGGCGGTTGCATTGGCATCTCCAGAAACAGTAACGCCCGGCCTTTGAAGGGGCCGGGCGCTATGCCGTGATGAGGGAAAGACTGAGTGGGGATGTCGCTACTGGGAAATCAGCCCACCAGCGCAAGCGCCGACTCCAGGGCCTTGTCCTTGAGATTGGCTCCCTGGCCAAACCAGGCGGAATCCATGCGGTAATCATTACCACGGGCGCGCTTCTCATGGTCCACGTACTCGGTGACCGCGTTTAGCAGCCCCCAGGCGGTGCTTTGCGCCGTGCACAGCCGCGAGCCGCGCCCCTCACCCTGGAAAAGCTTATGGACGCGATTGAGGGCACGGACGTTGGGCAATTTAGAGGGATCTTCCAGCGGTGCCTCGGTGTTGCAGATCACCGCCTGGAAGTAGGCTCTCGCTTCCTCCTGGCTGACCTTGCGCTCGGCCAGCGTTTTCAGGCGATACATGAAGTCGTCCCACTGTGAGACAGATATCCCCAACTGCTGCTTGACCAGCTGAGGACGGAACTCGGTGCTGTGAGACACTTTCACCCCTTGCGACATACCGTCCACGGCAATGGACAGGGTGTTGTTGCATACCACCCGCACCGAGGTCGGGGTGGCGACGGTGGCCAAAGACCCATCACAGGACGTCGCCAACAGCAGGTAGTCGTTGACCTGGTCCTGGCCCTTCAATGCCCCGCCCAGGCCACTCTTGGCCAACGCCCAGAACTTGCGACCGCCCTTGAGCACACCGGCAGTCTCGAGCTCATAACCCGCGTATTCCGTCAGATCCCGGTAGAACTCCAATACCTCTTCTGGCTGAACCACCTTGTAGCGCTGGGAGACCACTGATAGCGGGACCTTGGTGTCTGAGCGATAGAGCACCTTCTGCTCCGGAAAGGAATGGATGCTCCCCAGGTGGCCCGCGCCATCTGCAATGAAGCGCACTGGAGATTCATCGATGTGCCAATCCATGCCGGCTTGCTGCCGCCAGACTTCCAGCGGCTGGTGACGCGAAAGCTGCTGGCCCAGGCCATGCCAGGGGGTGTCACCGACGTAGGCCATGTGTTCGATTTGATGTGCCATGAGAAATCTCCTGAACGAAAAAAAGCCGGCTGAGTGCCGGCTGATGGGATAAGAGGATGAGTCGTGCCGGGTCAGGCCAACTCACGAAACGCGTGGCCACACCCCAGACAGAGCCAGGGGATGCCTTCTCCGGGAGGGAACAGGTTTACAACTAGGCGATCGCCAGCCGCAGCTCCAGCGATGCCACCTGATGCGCCGGCGACGACAGCGGCAGCGGCTCGGGTGAGCGGAAATTGTCTGGAAGAGAGCAGGTTTCCGGGAGAGTAGAGCGACCCATAGGCGCCCTGGAGCGTACCGGCCATTGCGCCGGCCGCGATCCCGAGTTTGCGGGCGCTCTCGAGGTTGATGACGCGCTGCGACTCGCAGCGTAAGCAGGGTGGGGGCATTTCATGTCTCCTGTGACGGCGGTAGAAGCCCGGAAGAGGTTTGGCTCACAGGAGTGATATAGATTTCAAAAAAAATGGAACAGAACCTTTACATGCAGCTCTGCTACTTTAGTTCTAGCGCCATTTCCGATGGGCCTGTCGGCAGCGTGCCAGAGTTCCTTCCAGACGTGCTTGTCAGGAGTGTGAGGCCGGGCAGCAGTCATCGCGGCTGACCCACACGATGATGAGGCGGGTGTTTTTGAGCACGACGTTACGACGTTAGGCACCAAGTTTTTCGAAAAAACAGCCTCAGGAGTGGGCAACAGACGAGATTTGCAGCAGCGAACGTCGTCTTGTCGTGGACGTTCTGTATATGTCCAGTGAAGGCACATCCGGATCTCAAGTTCTGGATCGTGGCAGATTGCCTATAGCACGATATCTCGATTGTCTAGGTCGCCCAGCAGCGAGG
Above is a window of Halomonas sp. I5-271120 DNA encoding:
- the radC gene encoding DNA repair protein RadC; amino-acid sequence: MNHCKLSAGETAGTYRITDTVTEAELLSIAKAFARRRLAKGRKITKPGLAFEHLQVLLQEYEHEVFSALFLDCQHRVICFEELFRGTIDSASVYPREVVKQALACNAAAVILVHNHPSGDPEPSDADRRITQRLTEALGLVEIRIIDHIVVGTEGCSSFAELGYL
- a CDS encoding lambda exonuclease family protein produces the protein MQILTLEQGTPEWHAARLGIITMSELKTLLVKGKGPGGFGAGAMSYMHQLIGERITGEPSDTFQGNAHTLRGHELEPVARDLYHESAGLPRLEQVGIILNHGVGYSPDCLVDGNGLVEIKTKLPKYQIELLLADELPQEHVAQCQGGLWVSEREWIDFVSYWPGMPLFVKRAYRDEVMIRTIAERVEAFYEELERRMDMVMAA
- a CDS encoding ERF family protein encodes the protein MATPIHPKTVNKAPVTQAIPDSTAIIQVIERAALNPEVDIDKMERLLQMQERVLDRQALMAYSAAMAAMQTELPSIAERGKTNNGHYATLEDIVDTVRPIMKTHGFAVSFRIQTQERGIQVTGVLMHQDGHREETSMLLPADTSGSKNAVQAFGSSTSYGKRYVLCALLNITTRGQDDNGQTADPVKLVTPFQAGQIRQLIAACPPTTQEWFVGRYSDAEQVPRSDFDKLRASLQKRAQPNHQHH
- a CDS encoding DUF932 domain-containing protein, producing MAHQIEHMAYVGDTPWHGLGQQLSRHQPLEVWRQQAGMDWHIDESPVRFIADGAGHLGSIHSFPEQKVLYRSDTKVPLSVVSQRYKVVQPEEVLEFYRDLTEYAGYELETAGVLKGGRKFWALAKSGLGGALKGQDQVNDYLLLATSCDGSLATVATPTSVRVVCNNTLSIAVDGMSQGVKVSHSTEFRPQLVKQQLGISVSQWDDFMYRLKTLAERKVSQEEARAYFQAVICNTEAPLEDPSKLPNVRALNRVHKLFQGEGRGSRLCTAQSTAWGLLNAVTEYVDHEKRARGNDYRMDSAWFGQGANLKDKALESALALVG